One Ricinus communis isolate WT05 ecotype wild-type chromosome 7, ASM1957865v1, whole genome shotgun sequence genomic region harbors:
- the LOC8262875 gene encoding uncharacterized membrane protein At3g27390 gives MASSDNLHGCLRIFYVVFAFFSAFILGALKALLVGPIAASILIGGNVGVILVMFPPHVAWTVYTLIKTNRFDALLKAALLVVLPVLFGIWLALSIATSALVGVGYGFFAPWVSTFEAFRHNSESKKFYHCIVDGTWGTIKGSCTVVTDFADICYHSYPLYLKELRDSPSSNEHQPLRFIHVPGFIMAGLVGLIVDIPLFTAIAIVKSPYMLFKGWLRLIHDLISREGPFLETACIPIAGLTILLWPLIVVGSILVTIFSSIFIGLYASVIVYQERSFRKAIAYAIAMVAEFDEYTNDGLYLREGTFLPKPRYRKKKASNSSELSVGGNHGKLGPVTAEPSAMLVPSLAPSRSVREAIQEVEMVQIWGAIMRSCETKGRELLDAGALTPADLNDYLKAKNANEGAILGVGLPCYSLLQTLFYSIKAGSNGFVLVDGVEITYLNRPNDKLFDWFFQPWLVVKEQIRVIKLEEGEERFLQKVVLFGNDTQRIEAWDNGSLVPQEALRAAQIQGISRRMIGMVRSVTKFPTYRRRFRQVVKALICYCTDKEGVVRSNSMRSIACVEDMV, from the exons ATGGCTTCTTCGGACAATCTTCATGGCTGCTTGAGGATCTTTTATGTGGTCTTTGCCTTCTTTTCTGCTTTCATTCTTGGTGCCCTTAAAG CTTTGTTAGTGGGTCCTATTGCTGCTTCAATACTTATAGGAGGGAATGTTGGGGTGATTCTGGTTATGTTTCCTCCACATGTTGCCTGGACAGTTTACACCCTTATAAA GACTAATAGATTTGATGCACTACTTAAAGCTGCCCTCTTGGTTGTTTTGCCTGTTTTATTTGGTATTTGGTTGGCTTTAAGCATAGCTACTAGTGCTCTTGTGGGAGTTGGGTATGGATTCTTTGCTCCTTGGGTATCCACCTTTGAGGCCTTTAGACATAATAGTGAATCTAAGAAGTTCTACCACTGTATTGTG GATGGAACATGGGGAACCATTAAAGGAAGCTGCACTGTAGTTACAGATTTTGCTGATATATGCTATCATTCTTACCCTCTCTACTTGAAGGAGTTGCGTGATTCCCCTTCTTCAAATGAGCATCAACCTCTTAG GTTCATTCATGTGCCTGGATTCATCATGGCTGGGCTGGTGGGGCTAATAGTGGACATTCCCCTTTTCACTGCAATTGCTATAGTAAAGAGTCCATATATGTTGTTCAAGGGTTGGTTGCGACTGATACATGATCTGATTAGCCGAGAGGGTCCATTTCTTGAAACAGCTTGCATTCCTATTGCTGGCTTGACAATCCTTCTGTGGCCTCTTATTGTTGTTGGGAGCATACTTGTGACCATTTTCTCGAGCATTTTCATTGGATTGTACGCATCAGTTATAGTATATCAG GAAAGATCTTTCCGGAAAGCTATAGCTTATGCGATTGCAATGGTCGCAGAATTTGATGAGTATACAAATGATGGGCTCTATCTTAGGGAGGGGACCTTTCTGCCAAA GCCCCGCTATCGAAAGAAAAAGGCGTCAAACTCTTCAGAGCTTTCAGTAGGAGGAAATCATGGGAAGCTTGGTCCTGTTACTGCAGAACCTTCTGCAATGCTTGTGCcaagcttggctccttcaaggTCTGTTAGGGAGGCAATACAAGAAGTGGAAATGGTTCAG ATATGGGGAGCTATTATGAGGTCATGTGAAACAAAGGGAAGGGAACTTTTGGATGCTGGTGCATTAACACCAGCTGATCTCAATGACTATCTCAAGGCCAAGAATGCCAATGAAGGAGCTATCCTTGGTGTTGGCTTGCCATGCTATTCATTGTTGCAGACTCTGTTTTACTCCATCAAAGCCGGTTCAAATGGTTTTGTGCTGGTTGATGGTGTCGAAATCACATATTTGAACAgacctaatgacaaattattTGACTGGTTTTTTCAACCTTGGTTGGTGGTTAAAGAACAAATCAGGGTCATCAAATTGGAAGAAGGGGAAGAAAGATTCTTGCAAAAGGTTGTTCTGTTCGGAAATGATACGCAACGGATAGAAGCTTGGGATAATGGCAGTTTAGTACCTCAAGAGGCTCTAAGAGCTGCTCAAATCCAGGGCATCAGTAGAAG GATGATAGGAATGGTTAGAAGCGTAACGAAGTTTCCGACATACAGAAGGAGGTTTCGACAAGTTGTGAAGGCACTAATATGTTATTGTACAGACAAAGAGGGTGTTGTGAGATCCAACTCCATGCGATCAATCGCTTGCGTTGAAGACATGGTGTGA